The proteins below come from a single Edaphobacter acidisoli genomic window:
- a CDS encoding valine--tRNA ligase → MSHELPKAYDPSVIEERWAEYWVREQLFHVATPTDTKNANDKFTILLPPPNVTGRLHMGHMLNQTEMDILTRWHRMRGETALWVPGTDHAGIATQMMVERQLATEGTSRQQLGREAFVARVWDWREHYGGAILGQMKRLGASVDWSREYFTMDDRLSIAVKEAFVRLWEQGLIYRGAYIVNWDPVLKTAVSDLEVTHEERQGKLYHIRYPLVDGTGSITIATTRPETLLGDTAVAVNPNDERYKALIGKKVRVPLTGVNGGPDREVPIIADDWANPEFGTGAVKVTPAHDPNDFAIGQRHKLPSLTILDETAHVLLPGSPYHALDRYAAREKLVADLETAGLLAGIKDHSLAIGVSQRTGAVIEPRLSDQWFIAVNKKPMNGEYSIAQNAINAVESQNGKDPAIKFTPEMYKKIYLEWMTNIHDWCISRQLWWGHRIPAWHCAACKEITVARETPTHCRHCNSSEITQETDVLDTWFSSGLLPFTVFGWPGDGSQKPTPDLAAFYPTQLLVTGFDILFFWVARMIMLGCHFMLDVPMPDGSKRELKDSVPFREVYIHGLVRDANREKMSKTKGNVINPIEIVEKYGTDAVRFTLASMASPGTDIAFSEARTEGYRAFANKIWNAARFLFMQLDAAENAGYTVDPAKTIGEVTASLPDNTPLETRWIFSRLSAVSNEVARALAAYRFDEAASAVYQFFWGEFCDWYLELVKLRLDFGDNHQKNEVTALTLSSLVTVFESALRLLSPFMPFLTEEVWHALYNNQTPAKSIALTCYPQAGDFPADAAAETTMKTLQDLIVTVRALRKELGVPEKEAAPIQLHASNRVNALVDASQDMLARLARVQAVEFVGTPLTGSNARSTADFDVAVLYERQIDVAAERERLTKELAKFEKGLAAAEKQLGNEAFMAKAPAHIVDGLRKQSAETRMLHEKAKTALEALPK, encoded by the coding sequence ATGAGTCACGAACTGCCAAAAGCATACGATCCGTCTGTCATCGAAGAGCGATGGGCCGAATACTGGGTGCGTGAACAGCTTTTCCACGTCGCCACTCCTACGGATACGAAGAACGCGAACGATAAGTTCACCATCCTGCTGCCGCCGCCCAACGTCACCGGCCGTCTGCACATGGGCCACATGCTCAACCAGACCGAGATGGACATCCTCACACGCTGGCATCGTATGCGGGGCGAAACCGCACTCTGGGTCCCTGGCACCGACCATGCAGGCATCGCCACGCAGATGATGGTCGAGCGCCAGCTTGCTACCGAAGGCACCTCCCGTCAGCAACTTGGCCGCGAGGCGTTCGTCGCCCGCGTGTGGGACTGGCGCGAGCACTACGGCGGCGCCATCCTCGGCCAGATGAAGCGGCTCGGCGCATCCGTCGACTGGTCGCGCGAGTACTTCACCATGGACGACCGGCTCTCTATCGCAGTCAAAGAGGCCTTCGTGCGCCTGTGGGAGCAGGGTCTCATCTACCGCGGAGCCTACATCGTCAACTGGGATCCAGTTCTCAAGACCGCCGTCAGCGATCTCGAAGTCACCCACGAGGAGCGCCAGGGCAAGCTCTACCATATTCGCTATCCGCTCGTTGACGGCACCGGCTCCATTACCATCGCCACCACGCGGCCTGAGACTCTGCTGGGTGACACAGCGGTCGCGGTCAATCCGAACGACGAGCGTTACAAGGCGCTGATCGGTAAAAAAGTCCGCGTACCGCTCACCGGCGTTAACGGCGGGCCCGACCGCGAGGTGCCCATCATTGCCGACGACTGGGCGAACCCCGAGTTCGGTACCGGCGCAGTCAAAGTCACGCCTGCGCACGATCCCAACGACTTCGCCATCGGCCAGCGGCATAAGCTGCCCTCGCTGACCATCCTCGACGAGACTGCCCACGTGCTGCTGCCGGGCTCGCCGTATCACGCGCTCGACCGCTACGCCGCGCGCGAAAAGCTCGTCGCCGACCTCGAAACAGCAGGCCTGCTCGCTGGCATCAAGGACCACTCACTCGCCATTGGCGTCAGCCAGCGCACCGGCGCAGTCATCGAGCCGCGCCTCTCCGACCAGTGGTTCATCGCCGTCAACAAGAAACCGATGAACGGCGAATACTCCATCGCACAGAACGCCATCAACGCCGTCGAATCGCAGAATGGCAAAGACCCGGCCATCAAATTCACGCCGGAGATGTACAAGAAGATTTATCTCGAATGGATGACGAACATTCACGACTGGTGCATCTCACGTCAGCTCTGGTGGGGCCATCGTATTCCCGCGTGGCACTGCGCCGCGTGCAAAGAGATCACCGTCGCGCGCGAGACCCCCACGCACTGCCGGCACTGCAACTCCAGCGAAATCACCCAGGAGACCGACGTGCTCGACACGTGGTTCTCCTCGGGCCTCTTGCCGTTCACCGTTTTCGGCTGGCCAGGTGATGGAAGTCAGAAGCCCACACCCGATCTCGCCGCCTTCTACCCCACGCAACTTCTCGTAACCGGCTTCGACATCCTCTTCTTCTGGGTCGCGCGCATGATCATGCTTGGGTGTCACTTCATGCTCGACGTACCCATGCCCGACGGCTCGAAGCGCGAGTTGAAAGACTCCGTTCCCTTCCGCGAGGTCTACATCCACGGCCTGGTCCGCGACGCCAACCGCGAGAAGATGTCCAAGACCAAGGGCAACGTCATCAACCCCATCGAGATCGTCGAAAAGTACGGCACCGATGCCGTGCGCTTCACACTGGCCAGCATGGCATCGCCTGGCACAGACATCGCATTCAGCGAAGCCCGCACCGAAGGCTACCGCGCCTTTGCCAACAAGATATGGAACGCCGCACGATTCCTCTTCATGCAACTCGACGCCGCCGAGAATGCCGGTTATACAGTCGATCCCGCCAAAACCATCGGCGAAGTAACGGCGAGTCTCCCAGACAACACGCCCCTCGAAACCCGCTGGATATTCTCTCGCCTCAGCGCGGTCTCCAATGAAGTGGCCCGCGCACTCGCAGCGTACCGCTTCGACGAAGCCGCCAGCGCCGTCTATCAATTCTTCTGGGGCGAGTTCTGCGACTGGTATCTCGAACTGGTCAAACTTCGCCTTGACTTCGGCGACAATCATCAGAAAAACGAGGTCACGGCACTCACGCTGTCTTCTCTCGTGACGGTTTTCGAGAGCGCCCTGCGTCTGCTCTCGCCGTTCATGCCGTTCCTCACCGAAGAGGTCTGGCACGCGCTCTACAACAACCAGACGCCAGCGAAATCCATCGCGCTCACTTGCTATCCGCAGGCCGGAGACTTCCCTGCCGACGCAGCCGCCGAAACCACAATGAAGACGCTGCAGGACCTGATCGTCACTGTCCGTGCCCTGCGCAAGGAACTGGGCGTCCCCGAAAAGGAGGCAGCTCCGATTCAGCTTCACGCAAGCAACCGCGTCAACGCCCTGGTCGACGCCAGCCAGGACATGCTCGCGCGCCTCGCCCGCGTCCAAGCCGTTGAATTCGTTGGCACACCGCTTACCGGATCAAACGCACGCAGCACAGCCGACTTCGACGTGGCCGTCCTTTACGAGCGTCAGATCGACGTGGCCGCCGAACGCGAACGTCTGACCAAAGAGCTTGCTAAGTTCGAAAAAGGTCTCGCAGCCGCCGAAAAGCAGCTCGGCAACGAAGCCTTCATGGCTAAAGCCCCGGCGCATATCGTGGATGGCCTGCGCAAGCAGTCTGCTGAAACGCGAATGCTTCACGAAAAGGCCAAAACTGCTCTGGAGGCACTGCCGAAGTAG
- the nadC gene encoding carboxylating nicotinate-nucleotide diphosphorylase, with the protein MDWNSKKIRTILEAALAEDKVANDVTTTLTINPTLRASGTIIAKEPCVVSGLGAIPVILDIFGKMNPNSVGRFQVVSHPEIFDGVRVKKGQSLAVIRHNAAALLSTERVILNLMQRMCGIATLTNEFVKAVAGTKTKVLDTRKTIPGLRVLDKYAVSCGGGVNHRLDLQDGILIKNNHISLGGGLPTVLERALKWHKTGQIVQVEVRNQAELDQAIAGGAESILLDNMTPAQTKKAVKQIRGELPKASIESSGSMNLKTIRKYALAGVDFISVGALTHSATAVDLSMRITADLY; encoded by the coding sequence ATGGACTGGAACAGCAAAAAAATCCGCACCATCCTCGAAGCCGCGCTCGCCGAAGACAAGGTGGCCAACGACGTCACAACGACGCTCACCATCAACCCCACGCTCCGCGCCTCCGGCACCATCATCGCCAAGGAGCCCTGCGTCGTCTCCGGCCTCGGCGCTATTCCGGTTATCCTCGACATCTTCGGCAAGATGAACCCCAACTCCGTCGGCCGCTTCCAGGTCGTCAGCCATCCCGAGATCTTCGACGGCGTCCGCGTCAAGAAAGGCCAGTCGCTCGCGGTCATTCGCCACAACGCCGCCGCGTTGCTCTCGACCGAGCGCGTCATCCTGAACCTGATGCAGCGCATGTGTGGCATCGCCACGCTGACCAACGAGTTCGTCAAAGCCGTCGCGGGCACAAAGACAAAAGTGCTCGACACCCGCAAGACCATCCCCGGTCTGCGTGTGCTCGACAAATACGCCGTCTCGTGCGGCGGCGGCGTCAACCACCGCCTCGACCTGCAGGACGGCATCCTCATCAAGAACAACCACATCTCGCTCGGCGGCGGCCTGCCCACCGTACTCGAGCGCGCGCTCAAATGGCACAAGACCGGCCAGATCGTGCAGGTCGAGGTCCGCAACCAGGCTGAACTCGACCAGGCAATCGCTGGCGGAGCCGAGTCCATTCTGCTCGACAACATGACCCCGGCGCAGACAAAGAAGGCCGTCAAACAAATCCGCGGCGAGCTGCCCAAGGCAAGCATCGAATCCTCCGGGAGCATGAACCTCAAGACCATCCGCAAATATGCGCTGGCAGGCGTTGACTTCATCTCCGTCGGCGCGCTCACGCACTCGGCCACCGCCGTCGACCTGAGCATGCGCATCACAGCAGACTTGTACTAG
- a CDS encoding biotin--[acetyl-CoA-carboxylase] ligase, whose protein sequence is MFDLDKVEAGITGTEFAGRITHYPSVESTSTLALETAQAGAKAGVWVADEQTAGRGRGGHTWHSTAGDGLYVSALVTPPIPMNMAMWIPLATGLATQAAIHSVTGMSVDIRWPNDLLLNRKKCGGILVESASSANTAAESPMLRYAVIGVGINLNHVAFPPEIEPLATSLRKESGATVSRDDLLISLLRSLDKEISLLARQYQGIHNGPGLLERFTAASTWIKSKHVHVDEDGGYTGITDGLDSRGFLRIRSDDGTTRTVLSGGVREI, encoded by the coding sequence GTGTTCGATCTGGACAAAGTTGAAGCAGGAATCACCGGAACCGAATTCGCAGGCCGCATCACGCATTACCCTTCAGTCGAATCAACCAGCACTCTCGCGCTCGAAACCGCTCAGGCAGGCGCGAAAGCCGGAGTCTGGGTTGCCGACGAACAGACCGCAGGTCGCGGTCGCGGGGGTCACACCTGGCACTCCACCGCAGGCGACGGCCTCTACGTCAGCGCACTCGTCACGCCACCCATTCCCATGAACATGGCCATGTGGATCCCACTGGCGACAGGACTTGCAACACAAGCAGCCATTCATAGCGTGACCGGGATGTCAGTTGATATCCGCTGGCCGAACGATCTACTCCTTAACCGAAAAAAGTGCGGTGGCATCCTTGTTGAAAGCGCGTCCTCCGCGAATACGGCCGCGGAGTCGCCGATGCTCCGGTATGCAGTCATCGGAGTCGGCATCAACCTGAACCACGTGGCCTTTCCGCCGGAGATTGAACCGCTGGCCACGTCGCTGCGCAAAGAAAGCGGTGCGACGGTATCGAGAGACGACCTTCTCATCTCGCTTCTGCGCTCGCTTGACAAAGAGATCAGCCTGCTGGCGCGGCAATACCAAGGCATCCACAACGGCCCCGGCCTGCTTGAACGATTCACCGCAGCCTCTACCTGGATCAAAAGCAAGCACGTCCACGTCGATGAAGACGGCGGCTATACTGGCATCACGGACGGGCTGGATTCACGCGGATTTTTGCGCATCCGCTCGGACGATGGGACCACACGAACCGTGCTCTCTGGCGGCGTCCGCGAGATTTGA
- a CDS encoding type III pantothenate kinase, whose protein sequence is MLLAIDVGNTNTVLGLYKLASSTGEAELVANWRITTPSRQTTDEFGVMLRSLFGLRGLDMTAVDGIAIASVVPPLDSMLRQVCEVYFKIKPLMIEPGVKTGLPVLTDNPSDAGADRIVDCVAAFEKFGGPCIVVDMGTATTFDVVSKKGEFLGGAIAPGLGISAEALFARAARLSRVDIKKPTKVIGTGTVDNMQIGLYYGYIGLVDGILERMIAELGPETKTVATGGLAKLIASGSKYIGAVDEMLTLTGLRIIYERNLERQKKRGA, encoded by the coding sequence ATGCTACTGGCAATTGACGTTGGCAACACAAACACGGTGCTGGGCCTGTATAAGCTGGCCAGCAGCACAGGCGAAGCCGAGCTGGTAGCCAACTGGCGCATCACCACACCCTCGCGCCAGACGACCGACGAGTTCGGAGTCATGCTGCGCAGTCTCTTCGGCTTGCGCGGCCTCGATATGACCGCCGTGGACGGAATCGCCATCGCCTCCGTCGTGCCGCCGCTCGATTCCATGTTGAGGCAGGTCTGCGAGGTCTACTTCAAGATCAAACCACTGATGATTGAACCCGGCGTCAAAACCGGCCTACCCGTGCTGACCGACAACCCAAGCGACGCCGGCGCAGACCGCATCGTCGACTGCGTCGCCGCGTTTGAAAAGTTCGGTGGCCCCTGCATCGTCGTGGACATGGGTACAGCCACCACCTTCGATGTTGTCTCAAAAAAAGGCGAGTTCCTCGGCGGAGCCATCGCGCCCGGCCTCGGCATCTCTGCCGAAGCGCTCTTCGCTCGCGCTGCCCGTCTGTCGCGCGTCGACATCAAAAAGCCCACCAAGGTCATCGGCACCGGCACCGTAGATAACATGCAGATCGGCCTCTACTACGGCTACATTGGCCTTGTCGACGGCATCTTAGAACGCATGATCGCCGAGCTTGGCCCCGAGACCAAAACCGTCGCCACCGGCGGTTTGGCAAAACTGATCGCCTCCGGCTCAAAGTACATCGGCGCAGTCGATGAGATGTTGACGCTGACCGGCCTCCGCATCATCTACGAGCGCAACCTCGAACGCCAGAAGAAGCGCGGCGCCTAA